The following are encoded together in the Humulus lupulus chromosome 5, drHumLupu1.1, whole genome shotgun sequence genome:
- the LOC133779442 gene encoding probable UDP-N-acetylglucosamine--peptide N-acetylglucosaminyltransferase SEC yields the protein MDPDIFNPWCNILKRVPSSALWLLRFPAAGESRLCNYAVQRGVQPDQIIFTDVAMKGEHIERSALADLFLDTCICSKLKFLGQSLVG from the exons ATGGATCCTGATATTTTCAATCCATG GTGCAACATCCTTAAGCGAGTACCAAGTAGTGCACTTTGGCTTCTTAGATTTCCTGCTGCTGGCGAGTCGAGACTCTGCAATT ATGCTGTTCAAAGAGGTGTACAACCAGATCAGATTATTTTCACAGATGTTGCCATGAAGGGTGAACATATCGAGCGCAGTGCTTTAGCAGATTTATTCTTGGACAC GTGCATATGTAGCAAACTCAAATTTTTGGGTCAAAGCTTAGTTGGCTAG